TGTGTTCATATCCAGGCCGCCAATGCGTTGTTCGGGCGTATCGTAGTCGCCCAGGAAATCTGCTGTACTGGCCATCCCCACACCTGAGAATTTTTTACCAATGCGGTTATTGATGATCACATCTTTCTTAATCGTTTTCAGGTAGGTGTACATGTCGAGTGCCATCGCTTCCGTCCAGGGTTTTTCCCAGGGGCCATCAAACCAGAGCATGTAAGGATCATAAGCAGTGATCAGTTCCTTGAGCTGATTTTTCATGTACTGTACATATTTATCCATCTGTGCATCTTTTCGTATGCCCTTGCCCGTAGTATCATAAGGATTGTCAACCGGATAATCAGGATAATGCCAGTCCAGCACAGAATAGTAGATACAGAATTTAATACCATACTTCCGGCAGGCTTTCGCCAGCGCGCCTACCACATCTTTTTTATAGGGGGTAGACATAATATCATAATCCGTATAGGCAGATGGCCACAGGCAAAATCCGTCGTGATGTTTGGCCGTAATGGTCAGGTATTTCATACCGGCATCCCTGGCTACTTTTACCCATTCTTCCGCATTAAACTTTGTAGGGTTAAATACTTTATATAAGGTATCATAATCGGCAGCGGGCACTTCCCGGTGGCGCGACCAACCTATTTCAGTACCTCTGAGCGCAATGGGGCCCCAGTGGATAAACATCCCGAAACGCAATCCCATAAATTCGTCCATCACCTTTTTACTGGTCAGGATATGTTGATCGAGTTGCGCATTGGTTTGTGCAGTAGCGGTATGCAACGTTAGCAGCATCCCCAGGGCAATTACGAGTTTTTTCATAGTTCTTTCATTTAAATCTGATGTTTGTATCCTAATTCTGCGCCACCACTTACCGGCATAATACATCCGGTAATAAAGCGCGCTTTATCTGATAACAGGAACGTACATACGTCTGCTATCTCTGCTGTGCCTGGACAATATCCCAGCGCATGAATATTGTCCAGGTATTGTTCCATGCGTGCAGGGTCTGGTTGTTCCAGGTTCCATTGCCGTAACATCGGTGTCCATACACCGGCCGGGGCAACTGCATTTACCCGGATGCCCCAGGGTGCGTAATCCAGCGCCATTGCTTTGGTGAGGGCATTTACCGCGCCTTTGCTGCCGGCATATGCGGCGTGCTGTTCCTGGCCTATTTCACCCACGAGGCTGCTGGTATTTAAAATACTGCCCTGCGTGGCCTTCAGTGCAACGATGCCGTAGAAGGTTGTATAGTATATGCTTTTCGTATTTACCCGCATCACCTCATTCCAGGCTGCTTCGGTGGTTTCATGCAACGGTTTGGATGGTTGCGCAATGCCTGCATTATTGTGAATGGCATCCAGCTTTCCGTATTGTTGTAATACGGTCGTGATTGCCCGCTCCACATCTGCACCCTGCGACACATCGGCCTGGAGGAAAGAATGTGGGGTGCCCAGTTGCGCCTGTATCCCGCGCAATGCCGACGGATCTTTATCAATAACAGCCACCACGGCTCCTTCCCGCGCATATGCCAGCGCACAGGCCTCTCCGATACCGGAAGCACCACCCGTGATCAGGATCACTTTTCCTTGTAAGAGCATGTTGTTGTTTTTGTACAGCTAAAATTAACAGTAGATCGGCTATAACTTCTCAGGACAATTGACTTATTTCAGCATTATTTTGACTTTTTTAACTCAATTACTTATTTTCACTGGCAATATGAAGCCATTTTTTGCTACACCGGGTGATAAAAGTCTGGAAGAAAGTGTTTTCCAGGTAAAGGAAATTAATCAGCCATATTTCTCCACGGAGTTTCATTTTCACCATGAATGCCAGCTGGTGTACGTGGTAGAAAGCGCCGGCCGCCGTATCATAGGAGATAGCATCGAATATTTTGAGAGCGGGGAGTTAATCTTTGTTGGCTCAGAAACACCACATGTATGGCATAATGAACAACAATATTTTACGGGAGAGAAAAAACTGGTAGCCCGTTCCCTGGCGGTATATATTTCGCCTGATTTATTGGTAGAGCATCTTTCTCCGTTTGGTGATATCGCTTCCCTGAAGTTATGGCTCAAAAAAGCGCAGCAGGGTATACAATTTCAGGGGAAAGTGAAAAATGAGATCGTGGCTATTATGCAGGCGATGCTCACGCAAAAAAGAATGGAACAGATCATTTCTTTTATTTCCCTGCTACAGAAAATGACAACCACTAAAGAATACCGGTTATTGGCAGGCAGCAATTATGTAAATCTCTACAGCGATAAAGATCAGTCCAGGATGAATGATATTTTTACATTCATTTTCCAACACTTTAAAAGAGATATTCCTTTGCCGGAAATTGCAGCAGTAGCGGGGATTAACGTACATTCCTTCTGCCGTTTTTTTAAAAGCAGGACACAAAAATCATTTACCCGCTTTGTTAATGAATTGAGGATAGGGCATGCCTGTAAACTGATGCAGGAGAGAAATTTATCCATGCAGGAACTATCCGTCAAATCGGGTTATAATAATACGACCAACTTTAATCGTTTCTTCAAAAGGATCAAAGGTAAAACGCCCAGGGAATACAAAAAAGAACTGCATAATATTTATTGATTTATTGATTTTGGAATTTAGGTATTTAGAAAATGCAGCGGAGATTGTTATATGGTCTGTTTTATCGGGAGATAATTTCCGGTCAGATATCTTTCAGGTATTTTCTCGCATAAGCTTTGGCTGTTAGCCCCGTGATCAGTCTGAATTGCCTGTTGAAATGCGACAGGTTATTATAGCCGGATTCGTAAGAAATTTCCGTGATTGTCATATCGCTTTTTATGAGCAGTTTGCAGGCGTTCAATATTCTTATTTCATTGAGCAGCTGGAAGCATGTTTTATTTGTCCTGGACTTGAAATACCTGCAGAAAGAGGCTTTGCTGAGGTTTACGAGTTCTGCTACTTCTTCAATCTTTATATCCCGGTTATAATTTTTCATCAGAAAATTCATCACCTTATTTATCCGCTCAGTGTCGGTCATGTTTACTGAATTGGCGTATCCGGGGCTGGACAGCAATTCATAATCTTTTGTATTGGCAATTTTGTCGAGTGTTTTTAAGAATAGGGTCAGTCGGTCTATGCCGGAAGAATGATATACCTGTTTTATTAATTCCGAAATTTCTTTGTGGTCGTTTCCATTGATTAGCACTCCCTGCTGTGCGCGTAAAAATAATTTTTTGATGTGCGTAAATTCAACAAGGTTGAAAAATTCTGATGATAGGGAGTCGTCCTGGAAATGGATCACATATACATCTACTTTCAGGTCTTCATTATGCTGATAGAAATCTTTATCATTTCTCCACACATGCGGCAGATTCGCACCGATAAACATGAGATCTCCATCCGTAAAATTGCCGATATGGTTTCCCATAAACCGGATGCCATAACTTTTTTCTACAAAGATGATTTCATATTCCGGATGGTAATGCCACGGGTAATCCATATAATCAGTAATCTCCCGTTTTACTGCAATGGAAGAGGAATCACTCAGGAAGATCTTTTCAAGCGCCGGCTGCATAGTTTCTCATTTATATTGTTGCTGAAAATAGGGAATATTGCATAAACATGCAAATATAGTGTCCTTAACGGAGAATATTGAGGTTGTATAAATGTGAGGCAAACGATAGTTTTGTTTGCTATAATAGGGTTGTTGTGAAAACGGAATGTCAATCAAAATAGCAGGTAAGGAGTAATAAAGGCTGTATCATACAGACTGAAAAATTAACAAACAAGATAAGAATAGACTATGAGTAATGCACCCGGTGGGAAAGCGAATAAATCGTATATATATATAATAGCCCTGGTAGCTTCCATAGGCGGATTTTTGTTTGGCTATGACCTGGTTATTATTTCGGGTGCGTTGCCATTCCTGGGGCAGTCTTTTAGTCTGTCTCCGGCCATGAAAGGGTTTGCTGTAAGCAGCGCAATATTGGGCTCTATTACAGGGCCTTTAATCGGGTTGTGGCTGGCCGACCGCCTGGGCCGCCGCAAAACGATGATGCTGGCAGCTATCTTTTTTATGATATCCGCAGTAGGAAGTGCGTTGGCTTTTGGTATCTGGGATTTTGCTTTCTGGCGTTTTGTGGGTGGGTTGGGAATTGGGCTGGCCATGATGTCTTCACCTATTTACATTGCTGAGTTGTCTCCTCCGCACCTTCGCGGGGTATTGGTGAATGTAAACCAGTTGTCGAATGTAATAGGCATTAACCTGGCTGTTATTGCCGGCTACTATTTTTCTTTTGATGGCTGGGGCTGGCGCTGGATGATGATTTCAGGCGCTGTACCAACTATCTTTCTCATACTGGGACTGCTGGTCATACCGGAAAGTCCGAGGTGGTTGGTAGCGCAAAAACGCAACGCAGAAGCACTCCGGATATTAACAAGAATTAATAGTGCCGCCATCGCCGCGAAAGAACTGGCGGAGATTGAGGGGAGCCTCGTGAAAGAGTCGGCGGGTGAGTTTAAGGAGTTGTTTCAGCCGGGCATAAAAACGGCTTTTTTTATAGCGATCATACTGATGATCTTCTCACAGATCAACGGCGTAAATATGATGTTGCTGTATGCACCTACTATCATGGCGGAAGCCGGTATCAGCATGGGTTCTGATGCCATACTCAGTTCTATCCCTGTATACCTGGTGATCTTTTTATGCACCCTGGCCGCATTCCCGCTCATTAAAAAATTCAGCAGGAGAGGATTGTTAATTACCAGTGTTTCCCTGATGACTATCGGTCACCTGGTAATGGCGGTTAACCTGCAACAGGGCTGGCCTCCCATGTTTACACTGATCCCGATGTTTATCGGTACCGGTGCCTTTACACTGGGATTTGCGCCACTCAGCTGGATCATTGTATCCGAAATATTTCCTAACCGTATACGGAGTAAGGCGCTTGCAGTGGTCTGCTTTTTCCTCTATGTATCTTCTTTTGTTATTGCACAGCTGTTTCCCATGATTACCGACTTCTTTGTTAAACATTATGGGAATGCTGCCGGCGTATACTTAATCTTTGCCGGTATCTGTTTTACCTGCGTGGTGTTTTGCTGGAAAA
The Chitinophaga sp. MM2321 DNA segment above includes these coding regions:
- a CDS encoding alpha-L-fucosidase — its product is MKKLVIALGMLLTLHTATAQTNAQLDQHILTSKKVMDEFMGLRFGMFIHWGPIALRGTEIGWSRHREVPAADYDTLYKVFNPTKFNAEEWVKVARDAGMKYLTITAKHHDGFCLWPSAYTDYDIMSTPYKKDVVGALAKACRKYGIKFCIYYSVLDWHYPDYPVDNPYDTTGKGIRKDAQMDKYVQYMKNQLKELITAYDPYMLWFDGPWEKPWTEAMALDMYTYLKTIKKDVIINNRIGKKFSGVGMASTADFLGDYDTPEQRIGGLDMNTPWESCITIADQWAWKPHDKMKSLKTCIQTLAKTAAGNGNLLFNIGPMPDGTMEPAQVARVREMGSWLKKYGAAIYQTAGGPYVPTDNYATTRKGNKIYLHVFQTSGQTLTVPAFPGVHIKKAYVLNGTTISFKQTAADIALQLPAVLPDSNDTVIVLEIDKPAMSIAVIKKDNKG
- a CDS encoding SDR family oxidoreductase, which translates into the protein MLLQGKVILITGGASGIGEACALAYAREGAVVAVIDKDPSALRGIQAQLGTPHSFLQADVSQGADVERAITTVLQQYGKLDAIHNNAGIAQPSKPLHETTEAAWNEVMRVNTKSIYYTTFYGIVALKATQGSILNTSSLVGEIGQEQHAAYAGSKGAVNALTKAMALDYAPWGIRVNAVAPAGVWTPMLRQWNLEQPDPARMEQYLDNIHALGYCPGTAEIADVCTFLLSDKARFITGCIMPVSGGAELGYKHQI
- a CDS encoding AraC family transcriptional regulator → MKPFFATPGDKSLEESVFQVKEINQPYFSTEFHFHHECQLVYVVESAGRRIIGDSIEYFESGELIFVGSETPHVWHNEQQYFTGEKKLVARSLAVYISPDLLVEHLSPFGDIASLKLWLKKAQQGIQFQGKVKNEIVAIMQAMLTQKRMEQIISFISLLQKMTTTKEYRLLAGSNYVNLYSDKDQSRMNDIFTFIFQHFKRDIPLPEIAAVAGINVHSFCRFFKSRTQKSFTRFVNELRIGHACKLMQERNLSMQELSVKSGYNNTTNFNRFFKRIKGKTPREYKKELHNIY
- a CDS encoding AraC family transcriptional regulator, encoding MQPALEKIFLSDSSSIAVKREITDYMDYPWHYHPEYEIIFVEKSYGIRFMGNHIGNFTDGDLMFIGANLPHVWRNDKDFYQHNEDLKVDVYVIHFQDDSLSSEFFNLVEFTHIKKLFLRAQQGVLINGNDHKEISELIKQVYHSSGIDRLTLFLKTLDKIANTKDYELLSSPGYANSVNMTDTERINKVMNFLMKNYNRDIKIEEVAELVNLSKASFCRYFKSRTNKTCFQLLNEIRILNACKLLIKSDMTITEISYESGYNNLSHFNRQFRLITGLTAKAYARKYLKDI
- a CDS encoding sugar porter family MFS transporter — protein: MSNAPGGKANKSYIYIIALVASIGGFLFGYDLVIISGALPFLGQSFSLSPAMKGFAVSSAILGSITGPLIGLWLADRLGRRKTMMLAAIFFMISAVGSALAFGIWDFAFWRFVGGLGIGLAMMSSPIYIAELSPPHLRGVLVNVNQLSNVIGINLAVIAGYYFSFDGWGWRWMMISGAVPTIFLILGLLVIPESPRWLVAQKRNAEALRILTRINSAAIAAKELAEIEGSLVKESAGEFKELFQPGIKTAFFIAIILMIFSQINGVNMMLLYAPTIMAEAGISMGSDAILSSIPVYLVIFLCTLAAFPLIKKFSRRGLLITSVSLMTIGHLVMAVNLQQGWPPMFTLIPMFIGTGAFTLGFAPLSWIIVSEIFPNRIRSKALAVVCFFLYVSSFVIAQLFPMITDFFVKHYGNAAGVYLIFAGICFTCVVFCWKKVPETKGLSLEMIGKFWLDDVAAKAQKKEPAIPDL